From Camelina sativa cultivar DH55 chromosome 7, Cs, whole genome shotgun sequence, one genomic window encodes:
- the LOC104700920 gene encoding uncharacterized protein LOC104700920 — translation METKEIEKLCQRCKQSYSDSSNDASSCRFHPSFFVCRRHDDQKRYYELKPEDPPYAAKFYDCCGAEDPNAPGCVTSPHISYDD, via the exons ATGGAGACGAAGGAGATAGAGAAGCTGTGCCAGAGGTGCAAACAAAGCTACTCAGATTCTTCAAACGACGCTTCCTCTTGCCGTTTTCATCCTTCCTTCTTCGTTTGTCGTCGCCACGATGACCAGAAAAG GTATTATGAATTGAAACCAGAAGATCCACCATATGCAGCCAAGTTCTACGACTGTTGCGGAGCAGAGGATCCTAATGCACCAGGTTGTGTCACCAGTCCTCACATTTCATATGATgactaa